AGAACTATCAAAGAGTAAAATTAGAAGAAAACAAATGCTTACCTCAAAAGCATGACCGTATTTGCGATATAAAGGCCATCCAATGTGAACATACAGCTCCTGCACAGAGCCACCTCAAATTAGGTCAATAAACTAAAACAGAAAAACCCACAAAAGGAATTTAATCCTACATGTGATACATAAACAATTAATGATCTAAGGGCTGGCAGATACAACTAAGGAACTCTTTGAGATGCTGCCTCCATTATCAATAACCTGCTTATAGCTCTATCAATTGAACTAAACATATATAAGTACTAATCATAGTAATAAGACTTCTTTGTACTTGTTCAACCAATACAGGGCCATATGAAACTTGTTTTGGTATGCCATACCTATTGGCGGAAAATATATTAATCAGAATTAGCTTTTTACTATCACCGAATTAATTGAACTAGAATTAAAAATTTCCTCCCATTAAGATACACTACTAAAATAGTAGTCATCCTGGTCAGTCCAAAactttctcattttcaaaacaaattAAGCAATAATCGTTGCGTGTACTTGCTGGTTTGACTAttggattgattttttttttctgtgcaGGTAAAAGGGATACATTTGAGATTTGTTCAAAGTTTTGTCCATATCCAAACCACACCCTTAAATGTTATTTTGGATTTCATCCGATATCTACGGCTTACTTTCAATGACTTGGCTCAATTAGCTGTACTGATTCTCATTGTGAAACTTTCAGCTCAAATTTGGGGTCTCAAAAAGGATGTGAATGACTTTAAACTCTACTATACACATAGCTCTATGACTTCTTCCCTAAACACTTGTGTGTGCAATATTAGTTAGAAGTTAGAACTAAGAGTTTCTCTATTATCCTTTACTCTCTAACAGAATTGATAGGCAATACAATTCTACAACATAAGCATTATAAAGGGGAAACCTCAATGGTCAATTCAATGATGGATGAACCCTAATAAGcaaaatgaatcaaaacaagcaCAATCAATCCAATACGATGAAACTTAAAttgcttaaaaaaaatcaagctTTTTGCAACCCTAACAATCACAAGcaaccaaaaaattgaaaaaacaagCAAAAATATCTAGGGTATGTATGTATGTACCTCTAAATCAATGTTTAGGGTTTCAGCAACATGGCGCATGATGGAGTGAACGAGCTTGCTCTTGTTGTACCTCTCCTCACAAGTCTGAATATCTTCTTCAGAAACCCTACGCTTACTGAGATCGATGTAACCCTTCTCCTTGTCAACACGGAGGACCATCACCGGCTCAATGCGACCCACCTTGATGAGACTGCTGACACTCCGAATCCGACGGCGGGAGAGCTCCGAGAACAGGATCATCCCTTCGATGTTGTTGTACTCTAACAGGGAGACGTATGCACCCATATCGGCGATGTTCTTGACCTGAATCATCACCGCCATGTCTACCTCCGGGTACTTGGTTTCGTACATGCGACACTCGAGATTCGGAGCCATGGTTTCGTTCACTGAGTCGCCGGAGAATGGAGACGACGGCGTTTCTGATTGGGTTTGCGAGGAAGGAAGGGGGTGACAGTGAGTGAGGGTTTTTCTGAATGTATGTGTTCGACAATGATAGATTCCCACGCAGGCTTGGGCTTTTCTAATTTCTTTGTCACAGTGGGCTTTCTAATTTCTGGTACTTATGTCAAATATAGTTatagttattattaaaaaaaatcaagactTGGAAAAGAAGTTGTATGTATATTTATAAAAgatataaaattgattttaaggtTTAAggatagtttcaaaaaaaaaaattaggagcTTTTTTCTGAGAATTGTTTTGGTGATTACTTATATACTTTTTCGGAGACAATTTTATTCGAGCCGAGAACATTCACATCATGATGAGATTAACTCTTCTAACAAGTATTTTTCTCATCCACAATACTCATCTCAAAAAATTATACTAACTAGGTAAAgtgtaacttttttttaaaacaaatattGGAATGAGTGGGAGGATTTAAAGAAACTTATACAATCTTTTAATTTTGGTtagttttcaactttttatttaatacaaaatattttacatttaaaataaaatatccaAGATACAGCAACGATATATGTATACAGATCTTATAAGTTATATATCacttaatatttaataatatattatttttaagattttttttgtcaaacaaCAGATACATGTGCATAAAATGCTAGAATAACCGGTTTACATGCtatcaataatttatttattttttcattaacaATGGATCATATGAACTCCTCTTCAGCAGTAAGTGGTTGGAGGCTCTATGTTGTTCATCTTGTAAGTGTCATTTGTCGGGCCTTTGTAACATCATACCAAGTTCTCGACTCCCTTCTTCAATCTTGCCAAGACTCCTCTCTTTAACTGCATCAATTTACCTGTCATAATCCCCACCCCCTGTGTCGTACGCCATTGATTTCTATTTATTTGTAAGGAAGCTGTTGTGGTGCTTTGTTTACACTGGCTGGAGGGTATATTTGTAAGGAAGCTGCTGTGGTGCTTAGTTTACACCGGTTGGAGGGACATGAAGAAATTATAGCCGACTTCAAGGAGTTGAACATTGAAGTTGGAAATAGCTGGGAAAGCCCTTACTTTCAAAGAGAAATCTTAGCTATCCAGGTTACAAGCCTCCATGAAAGCTGTAGTCAAGGGTTGGAGTGATAATAATGAACAAGGGCTTTCTGTGTAATATAATTCCACCAACTTGGGGCAGCAAGATAACAATCCATCATGAAAATGTAAGGATTACTAAGAGAGAGAATTAGGCCCTCCTGGTCTTGAAATTGCCTGGGCAATCTTAATTTCTGTTCTAGGCTATGAAGCACGGATTCGGATACGGACACAGACACAGACACGATACGGACACTGCGACACGGCTAACATTCAAAAAGCAGGATACGGGACACcacgtatatatatatatatataatatatatatataatatacacACATTCTCAAATCAAGACAAATTAGGGTGTATTTATaaagaaaacataaaacaaCATCCTATGCTCTATACTAATGAACTTATTACAAAAAAGTAAGACTTATTTTACAAAGTAAGCACCATGTCTAAATGTAAAATGTATTTTATAATAGTAATATGAGTGTCCCATAGATGTCTAGCCAACAAGAGGTATCAGCTGGAAGTGTCCGAGCCGAAGAAAAAAAACGTTTTGCTCGGACACCGCAAAAAAGTGTCGGATACGTGTCGTACGGGTATCGTACGAGTGTCGGTGTCGTGTCGGTATCCGACATGGGGACACGTCTTCTATGAGAAGTATCCGTGCTTCATAGGTTCTAGGTAATCAATCTCACACATTTAACCCCTGTCTAATATCAATATAACAGAAGATATATAACTTAAGTTGTTCCATCATATCTTTCAATTCTGGTCCAGTTCCCTAGCAGAAGATAAATCACACTACTTCATTTTACAACAGGTAATGTTCTTTACATCCATTTGCCAAGAAGGAAATTGCTCTAAACAAAATAATGAGGTGTCTGAAATTGCCTTTTGAAATTAATGTATCCCTATTTCCAATCAAGCAACTGTCATCCTTTAAATATCTTACAAGTTGAGACTCACAAACAATCTCCACGGAAGGCCCAAGCAGTATAAAATATAATGTAGGATAAAAATATCTGACTCAAAGATTGACATGCATTTCACAATGACCTCTCTCCGCTCAAAACAATAATCCAAAATTCAGACCATGAAGTCGCTAACATTGCAGTCTAACAAAATCTAAGTGCTCAAAATTATAACATGTCTATCTAGGAGGAGTACCATGTAAAAATGCATTTTGTCCTACATCTTGACTGCTACCCTATCAGCTGAACTTTTCTTCACAAATCCTCTTAAGCACAACTCATTTAATAACTCCAAAGCTTCCTCAGCTAATCCTTCAAAAGCAATGCCTTCTATTAGAATGGTATATGTAGCTTCAGTAGGTTTGCATCCTTTTCCTATCATATATTCCAGAAAATCAATAGCGCGACTCGTTTGCTGAGCCTTGCAGAGTCCCAACATGATTGCATTGTAAGCCACGGCATTGGGCCTAATACCTAATCTTTCCAAGTCATGGAAAATTTTGATGGCTTCATCAACCTTTCCTTCGCGACTAAGCCCACCAAGCAGTGAAGAGTATGTAATTATGTCAGGTTTAAGACCCTTTCTGCACATCTCTTCCAAGAGTTCCACAGCAGCCTCTGTCTTTCCCACCTTAGAAAGCCCATCAATAACAGTATTGTAAGTAATCAAAACAGGAGAGCACCCCTTGCTGCTTAGTTGATTCAGTATCTCAACAGCAACATCCACCTTCCCGTCCTTGCATAGCGCTGTAAGCAAAGTATTATATGTCACTATATCCGGGTAACAACCCCTAGATGCCATTATTTCCAAATACTCAATTGCTCTATCCATCTTTTTTTCTTGACAAAACCCATGAAGCAATGGATTGTAACTTAAGGAATTTGGAGTACAACCATGATTTGGCATCTTCTCCAATATATCAATGGCTCTTCCTAGTAACCCTTTCCGGCACAGGAAGTTAATCAAGATATTGAAAGTAACAACACTAGGGGCACATCCCTTTCCAACCATGTCAGCTAGCAGCTTCTCAGCATCCATCCATCTTCCAGTACTACATAAGCTTCGCAAAATAATATTATGGGTAATCACATTCGGTTGACAACCATAGGATGGCATGTTGTTCAAAAACTTAATCGCCTCATCCAACCTACCTTCCTTGCAAATACCATTGATAAGAACATTATAAGTAACCACATCAGGTTTACATCCTTTGATCCTCATCTCATCCAACAACTTCATCGCCTGACCAACCCCACTTTCTTTACAAGTCGCTTCAATCAATATAGTGTAAGTAATCACATCAGGATAACAGTCTCTCTGCAGCTGCCTCTCAAGAACCTCCATTGCTTGCTTCAACTTCCCACTATCACACAAACTTCGCAATATCGTGTTATATGTAACAACATCCGGCGCAACACTCATTCGTTCCAACATCTGCAAAGCCCTACCAATCTCCCCTGATTTACAGTACCCCCCAATCAGCACATTGTAGGTAATAACATCAGGAACAGCACCAGAATCCTCCAGAATCTCCATGACTCGCGCCGCCTTCTTAGTCCTCCCGGTCCTGCAAAAATTACGAATCAGGCAAGTACAAGCAATAACATCCGGTATATCGCCTTGGTAAGTCATCCGCTGCAAAAGCCTAAACCCTTCCTCCAACTCCCCATTTCTAACCAGTCTCCGGAGATGATTGTTACTCTCAGAATCCTCGAAATTATCGGAACCGTTAACCCCCCCATTGGGAGAAAACTCTATGCCATTGAAATCCCTATTTGGGGTTCTACCGAAGTGTTGCAATTTGCCATTCAAACCAGAGGTTTCAGACCTGGAAATGGCGAATACGCGATTGCCCAAATGCTTGCTAGACCTAGACCTAGAACTAGAAGCCTTCTTCTTGTTCAGTTTTGTGAAGTGACAAACACTGTCAGAAGATACAATGAAAGGGCATGAAACCCTGGCTCTGAAGCTACACGTTGTGGTTTCTGTGTGGAAGTGGTGAATTGAGCAAAATTGTTCGTGGGGTGCTACCAAATCCATTGGTTTGGTTTCACCACGAGAAGACGCAGTGgaacagagagagaaagagattaGGGTTTTGAGTTTAGGGAAGAAGAGAATGGAGGTGAAGTGTGTTGAACTGGTTGCTTATCCAATACCTGTGGTGTCGCCTTGTACAGAGAGAGGGAAGGGGtttaggttctttttttt
This is a stretch of genomic DNA from Lotus japonicus ecotype B-129 chromosome 1, LjGifu_v1.2. It encodes these proteins:
- the LOC130727691 gene encoding pentatricopeptide repeat-containing protein At1g09900 gives rise to the protein MDLVAPHEQFCSIHHFHTETTTCSFRARVSCPFIVSSDSVCHFTKLNKKKASSSRSRSSKHLGNRVFAISRSETSGLNGKLQHFGRTPNRDFNGIEFSPNGGVNGSDNFEDSESNNHLRRLVRNGELEEGFRLLQRMTYQGDIPDVIACTCLIRNFCRTGRTKKAARVMEILEDSGAVPDVITYNVLIGGYCKSGEIGRALQMLERMSVAPDVVTYNTILRSLCDSGKLKQAMEVLERQLQRDCYPDVITYTILIEATCKESGVGQAMKLLDEMRIKGCKPDVVTYNVLINGICKEGRLDEAIKFLNNMPSYGCQPNVITHNIILRSLCSTGRWMDAEKLLADMVGKGCAPSVVTFNILINFLCRKGLLGRAIDILEKMPNHGCTPNSLSYNPLLHGFCQEKKMDRAIEYLEIMASRGCYPDIVTYNTLLTALCKDGKVDVAVEILNQLSSKGCSPVLITYNTVIDGLSKVGKTEAAVELLEEMCRKGLKPDIITYSSLLGGLSREGKVDEAIKIFHDLERLGIRPNAVAYNAIMLGLCKAQQTSRAIDFLEYMIGKGCKPTEATYTILIEGIAFEGLAEEALELLNELCLRGFVKKSSADRVAVKM